One window of the Marmota flaviventris isolate mMarFla1 chromosome 2, mMarFla1.hap1, whole genome shotgun sequence genome contains the following:
- the Thbs1 gene encoding thrombospondin-1 isoform X1 — protein sequence MGLAWGFIVLFLLHVCDTNRIPESGGDNSVFDIFELTGAARRGSGRRLVKGPDPSSPAFRIENANLIPPVPDDKFQDLVDAVRADKGFLLLASLRQMKKTRGTLLAVERKDHSGQIFSVVSNGKAGTLDLSLSVQGNQQIVSVEEALLATGQWKTITLFVQEDRAQLYIDCEKMENAELDVPIQNIFTRDLANIARLRIAKGDVNDNFQGVLQNVRFVFGTTPEDILRNKGCSSAATNVLLTLDNNVVNGSSPAIRTNYIGHKTKDLQAICGISCDELSSMVLELRGLRTIVTTLQDSIHKVTEENKVLANELRKPPLCYHNGIQYRNNEEWTVDSCTECHCQNSVTICKKVSCPIMPCSNATVPDGECCPRCWPSDSADDGWSPWSEWTSCSATCGNGIQQRGRSCDSLNNRCEGSSVQTRTCHIQECDKRFKQDGGWSHWSPWSSCSVTCGDGVITRIRLCNSPSPQMNGKPCEGEARETKACRKDACPINGGWGPWSPWDICSVTCGGGVQKRSRLCNNPMPQFGGKDCIGDVTENQVCNKQDCPIDGCLSNPCFAGAKCTSYPDGSWKCGACPPGYSGNGIQCKDVDECKEVPDACFSHNGEHRCKNTDPGYNCLPCPPRFTGSQPFGRGVEHAMANKQVCKPRNPCTDGTHDCNKNAKCNYLGHYSDPMYRCECKPGYAGNGIICGEDTDLDGWPNEDLVCVANATYHCKKDNCPNLPNSGQEDYDKDGVGDACDDDDDNDKIPDDRDNCPFHYNPAQYDYDRDDVGDRCDNCPYNHNPDQADTDNNGEGDACAADIDGDGILNERDNCQYVYNVDQKDTDMDGVGDQCDNCPLEHNPDQLDSDSDHIGDTCDNNQDIDEDGHQNNLDNCPYVPNANQADHDKDGKGDACDHDDDNDGIPDDRDNCRLVPNPDQKDSDGDGRGDACKDDFDHDNVPDVDDICPENVDISETDFRRFQMIPLDPKGTSQNDPNWVVRHQGKELVQTVNCDPGLAVGFDKFNAVDFSGTFFINTERDDDYAGFVFGYQSSSRFYVVMWKQVTQSYWDTNPTRAQGYSGLSVKVVNSTTGPGEHLRNALWHTGNTPGQVRTLWHDPRHIGWKDFTAYRWRLSHRPKTGFIRVIMYEGKKIMADSGPIYDKTYAGGRLGLFVFSQEMVFFSDLKYECRDS from the exons ATGGGGCTGGCCTGGGGATTCATTGTTCTGTTCCTGTTGCACGTGTGTGACACCAACCGAATTCCAG AGTCTGGGGGAGACAACAGTGTTTTTGACATCTTTGAACTCACTGGAGCTGCCCGCAGGGGTTCTGGGCGCCGGCTGGTGAAGGGGCCTGACCCATCCAGCCCAGCTTTCCGCATTGAGAATGCCAACCTGATCCCCCCTGTGCCTGATGACAAGTTCCAAGACCTAGTGGATGCTGTGCGGGCAGACAAAGGTTTCCTCCTCCTGGCTTCCCTGAGGCAGATGAAGAAGACCCGGGGCACACTGCTGGCTGTGGAACGTAAAGACCACTCTGGCCAGATCTTCAGTGTGGTCTCCAATGGCAAAGCAGGCACCCTGGACCTGAGCCTGAGTGTTCAGGGGAATCAACAGATAGTGTCTGTGGAAGAAGCTCTTCTGGCCACTGGCCAGTGGAAAACCATCACCCTATTTGTGCAGGAAGACAGGGCCCAGCTGTACATCGACTGTGAGAAGATGGAGAATGCTGAACTGGATGTCCCCATCCAAAACATATTTACCAGGGACCTGGCCAATATCGCCAGGCTCCGCATTGCAAAGGGAGACGTCAATGACAATTTTCAG GGGGTGCTGCAGAATGTGAGGTTTGTCTTTGGAACCACACCAGAAGACATCCTCAGGAACAAAGGGTGCTCCAGTG cAGCTACAAATGTCCTCCTCACTCTTGACAACAATGTGGTGAATGGTTCCAGCCCTGCCATCCGCACCAACTACATTGGCCACAAGACAAAGGACCTGCAAGCTATTTGTGGCATCTCCTGTGATGAGCTGTCCAGCATGGTCCTGGAACTCAGGGGCCTGCGCACCATCGTGACCACATTGCAGGACAGCATCCACAAAGTG ACGGAAGAGAACAAAGTGCTGGCCAATGAACTGAGGAAGCCTCCACTCTGCTATCACAATGGGATTCAGTATAGGAATAATGAGGAATGGACTGTGGATAGCTGCACTGAGTGTCACTGTCAG AACTCAGTCACCATCTGCAAAAAGGTGTCCTGTCCCATTATGCCCTGCTCAAATGCCACTGTTCCTGATGGAGAATGCTGCCCACGGTGTTGGC CCAGCGACTCTGCAGATGATGGCTGGTCTCCATGGTCAGAGTGGACTTCCTGCTCTGCAACGTGTGGCAATGGAATTCAGCAACGCGGTCGCTCCTGTGATAGCCTCAACAACCGATGTGAGGGCTCCTCAGTCCAGACACGGACCTGCCACATTCAGGAGTGTGACAAGAGAT TTAAACAGGATGGCGGCTGGAGCCACTGGTCCCCGTGGTCATCTTGTTCTGTGACATGTGGTGATGGTGTGATCACAAGGATTCGGCTCTGCAACTCTCCCAGCCCCCAGATGAATGGGAAACCATGTGAAGGCGAAGCCCGGGAGACCAAAGCTTGCAGGAAAGACGCCTGCCCCA tcaaTGGAGGCTGGGGTCCCTGGTCACCGTGGGACATCTGTTCTGTCACCTGTGGAGGAGGGGTGCAAAAACGTAGCCGGCTCTGCAACAACCCCATGCCCCAGTTTGGAGGCAAAGACTGCATTGGTGATGTGACAGAAAACCAAGTCTGCAACAAGCAGGACTGTCCAATTG ATGGGTGCCTATCCAATCCCTGCTTTGCTGGTGCCAAGTGTACTAGCTATCCTGATGGCAGCTGGAAATGTGGTGCTTGTCCTCCTGGTTACAGTGGAAATGGCATCCAGTGCAAAGATGTTGATGAG TGCAAAGAAGTGCCTGATGCCTGCTTCAGCCACAATGGGGAGCACAGATGTAAGAACACAGACCCTGGCTATAACTGCTTGCCCTGCCCTCCACGCTTCACTGGCTCACAGCCCTTTGGGCGAGGTGTTGAGCATGCCATGGCCAACAAACAG GTATGCAAGCCCCGAAACCCCTGCACAGATGGGACACATGACTGCAACAAGAATGCCAAGTGCAACTACCTGGGCCACTACAGTGACCCCATGTACCGCTGTGAGTGCAAACCTGGATATGCTGGCAATGGCATCATCTGCGGGGAGGACACAGACCTGGATGGCTGGCCAAACGAGGACTTGGTGTGTGTGGCCAATGCAACGTACCACTGCAAAAAG GACAACTGCCCCAACCTTCCCAACTCAGGGCAGGAAGACTATGACAAGGATGGAGTTGGTGATGCctgtgatgatgatgacgacAATGACAAAATTCCAGATGACAGG GACAACTGTCCATTCCATTACAACCCTGCCCAGTATGACTATGACAGAGATGATGTGGGAGACCGCTGTGACAACTGCCCCTACAACCATAACCCAGACCAGGCAGACACAGACAACAATGGTGAAGGAGATGCCTGCGCTGCAGACATTGATGGAGATG GTATCCTCAATGAACGAGACAACTGCCAATATGTCTACAATGTGGACCAGAAGGACACTgatatggatggagttggagatcAGTGTGACAACTGCCCCCTGGAACACAATCCAGATCAG ctggactctgactctgaccacATTGGAGACACCTGTGACAACAATCAGGACATTGATGAAGATGGCCACCAGAATAATCTAGATAACTGTCCCTACGTGCCCAATGCTAACCAGGCTGACCATGATAAGGATGGCAAGGGAGATGCTTGTGAccatgatgatgacaatgatggcATTCCTGATGACAGGGACAACTGCAGGCTGGTGCCCAATCCTGACCAGAAGGACTCTGATG GTGATGGTCGAGGTGATGCTTGCAAAGATGACTTTGACCATGACAATGTGCCAGACGTTGATGACATCTGTCCTGAGAATGTTGACATCAGTGAGACCGATTTTCGCCGATTCCAGATGATTCCTCTAGATCCCAAAGGGACATCCCAAAATGACCCTAACTGGGTTGTCCGCCATCAGGGTAAAGAGCTCGTGCAGACTGTCAACTGTGATCCTGGACTTGCTGTAG GTTTTGATAAGTTTAATGCCGTGGATTTCAGTGGCACCTTCTTCATCAACACTGAAAGGGATGATGACTACGCTGGATTTGTGTTTGGCTACCAGTCCAGCAGCCGCTTCTATGTTGTTATGTGGAAGCAAGTCACCCAGTCCTACTGGGACACCAACCCTACAAGGGCTCAGGGATACTCAGGCCTTTCAGTAAAAGTTGTGAACTCTACCACAGGGCCTGGCGAGCACCTACGAAATGCCCTGTGGCACACAGGAAACACCCCTGGCCAG gTGCGCACCCTGTGGCATGACCCTCGTCACATAGGCTGGAAAGATTTCACTGCCTACAGATGGCGTCTCAGCCACAGGCCAAAGACAGGTTTCATTAG AGTGATAATGTATGAAGGGAAGAAAATCATGGCTGACTCAGGACCCATCTATGACAAAACCTATGCTGGTGGTCGGCTAGGATTGTTTGTCTTCTCTCAAGAAATGGTGTTCTTCTCTGACCTGAAATATGAATGTAGAG ATTCCTAA
- the Thbs1 gene encoding thrombospondin-1 isoform X2 has translation MGLAWGFIVLFLLHVCDTNRIPESGGDNSVFDIFELTGAARRGSGRRLVKGPDPSSPAFRIENANLIPPVPDDKFQDLVDAVRADKGFLLLASLRQMKKTRGTLLAVERKDHSGQIFSVVSNGKAGTLDLSLSVQGNQQIVSVEEALLATGQWKTITLFVQEDRAQLYIDCEKMENAELDVPIQNIFTRDLANIARLRIAKGDVNDNFQGVLQNVRFVFGTTPEDILRNKGCSSATNVLLTLDNNVVNGSSPAIRTNYIGHKTKDLQAICGISCDELSSMVLELRGLRTIVTTLQDSIHKVTEENKVLANELRKPPLCYHNGIQYRNNEEWTVDSCTECHCQNSVTICKKVSCPIMPCSNATVPDGECCPRCWPSDSADDGWSPWSEWTSCSATCGNGIQQRGRSCDSLNNRCEGSSVQTRTCHIQECDKRFKQDGGWSHWSPWSSCSVTCGDGVITRIRLCNSPSPQMNGKPCEGEARETKACRKDACPINGGWGPWSPWDICSVTCGGGVQKRSRLCNNPMPQFGGKDCIGDVTENQVCNKQDCPIDGCLSNPCFAGAKCTSYPDGSWKCGACPPGYSGNGIQCKDVDECKEVPDACFSHNGEHRCKNTDPGYNCLPCPPRFTGSQPFGRGVEHAMANKQVCKPRNPCTDGTHDCNKNAKCNYLGHYSDPMYRCECKPGYAGNGIICGEDTDLDGWPNEDLVCVANATYHCKKDNCPNLPNSGQEDYDKDGVGDACDDDDDNDKIPDDRDNCPFHYNPAQYDYDRDDVGDRCDNCPYNHNPDQADTDNNGEGDACAADIDGDGILNERDNCQYVYNVDQKDTDMDGVGDQCDNCPLEHNPDQLDSDSDHIGDTCDNNQDIDEDGHQNNLDNCPYVPNANQADHDKDGKGDACDHDDDNDGIPDDRDNCRLVPNPDQKDSDGDGRGDACKDDFDHDNVPDVDDICPENVDISETDFRRFQMIPLDPKGTSQNDPNWVVRHQGKELVQTVNCDPGLAVGFDKFNAVDFSGTFFINTERDDDYAGFVFGYQSSSRFYVVMWKQVTQSYWDTNPTRAQGYSGLSVKVVNSTTGPGEHLRNALWHTGNTPGQVRTLWHDPRHIGWKDFTAYRWRLSHRPKTGFIRVIMYEGKKIMADSGPIYDKTYAGGRLGLFVFSQEMVFFSDLKYECRDS, from the exons ATGGGGCTGGCCTGGGGATTCATTGTTCTGTTCCTGTTGCACGTGTGTGACACCAACCGAATTCCAG AGTCTGGGGGAGACAACAGTGTTTTTGACATCTTTGAACTCACTGGAGCTGCCCGCAGGGGTTCTGGGCGCCGGCTGGTGAAGGGGCCTGACCCATCCAGCCCAGCTTTCCGCATTGAGAATGCCAACCTGATCCCCCCTGTGCCTGATGACAAGTTCCAAGACCTAGTGGATGCTGTGCGGGCAGACAAAGGTTTCCTCCTCCTGGCTTCCCTGAGGCAGATGAAGAAGACCCGGGGCACACTGCTGGCTGTGGAACGTAAAGACCACTCTGGCCAGATCTTCAGTGTGGTCTCCAATGGCAAAGCAGGCACCCTGGACCTGAGCCTGAGTGTTCAGGGGAATCAACAGATAGTGTCTGTGGAAGAAGCTCTTCTGGCCACTGGCCAGTGGAAAACCATCACCCTATTTGTGCAGGAAGACAGGGCCCAGCTGTACATCGACTGTGAGAAGATGGAGAATGCTGAACTGGATGTCCCCATCCAAAACATATTTACCAGGGACCTGGCCAATATCGCCAGGCTCCGCATTGCAAAGGGAGACGTCAATGACAATTTTCAG GGGGTGCTGCAGAATGTGAGGTTTGTCTTTGGAACCACACCAGAAGACATCCTCAGGAACAAAGGGTGCTCCAGTG CTACAAATGTCCTCCTCACTCTTGACAACAATGTGGTGAATGGTTCCAGCCCTGCCATCCGCACCAACTACATTGGCCACAAGACAAAGGACCTGCAAGCTATTTGTGGCATCTCCTGTGATGAGCTGTCCAGCATGGTCCTGGAACTCAGGGGCCTGCGCACCATCGTGACCACATTGCAGGACAGCATCCACAAAGTG ACGGAAGAGAACAAAGTGCTGGCCAATGAACTGAGGAAGCCTCCACTCTGCTATCACAATGGGATTCAGTATAGGAATAATGAGGAATGGACTGTGGATAGCTGCACTGAGTGTCACTGTCAG AACTCAGTCACCATCTGCAAAAAGGTGTCCTGTCCCATTATGCCCTGCTCAAATGCCACTGTTCCTGATGGAGAATGCTGCCCACGGTGTTGGC CCAGCGACTCTGCAGATGATGGCTGGTCTCCATGGTCAGAGTGGACTTCCTGCTCTGCAACGTGTGGCAATGGAATTCAGCAACGCGGTCGCTCCTGTGATAGCCTCAACAACCGATGTGAGGGCTCCTCAGTCCAGACACGGACCTGCCACATTCAGGAGTGTGACAAGAGAT TTAAACAGGATGGCGGCTGGAGCCACTGGTCCCCGTGGTCATCTTGTTCTGTGACATGTGGTGATGGTGTGATCACAAGGATTCGGCTCTGCAACTCTCCCAGCCCCCAGATGAATGGGAAACCATGTGAAGGCGAAGCCCGGGAGACCAAAGCTTGCAGGAAAGACGCCTGCCCCA tcaaTGGAGGCTGGGGTCCCTGGTCACCGTGGGACATCTGTTCTGTCACCTGTGGAGGAGGGGTGCAAAAACGTAGCCGGCTCTGCAACAACCCCATGCCCCAGTTTGGAGGCAAAGACTGCATTGGTGATGTGACAGAAAACCAAGTCTGCAACAAGCAGGACTGTCCAATTG ATGGGTGCCTATCCAATCCCTGCTTTGCTGGTGCCAAGTGTACTAGCTATCCTGATGGCAGCTGGAAATGTGGTGCTTGTCCTCCTGGTTACAGTGGAAATGGCATCCAGTGCAAAGATGTTGATGAG TGCAAAGAAGTGCCTGATGCCTGCTTCAGCCACAATGGGGAGCACAGATGTAAGAACACAGACCCTGGCTATAACTGCTTGCCCTGCCCTCCACGCTTCACTGGCTCACAGCCCTTTGGGCGAGGTGTTGAGCATGCCATGGCCAACAAACAG GTATGCAAGCCCCGAAACCCCTGCACAGATGGGACACATGACTGCAACAAGAATGCCAAGTGCAACTACCTGGGCCACTACAGTGACCCCATGTACCGCTGTGAGTGCAAACCTGGATATGCTGGCAATGGCATCATCTGCGGGGAGGACACAGACCTGGATGGCTGGCCAAACGAGGACTTGGTGTGTGTGGCCAATGCAACGTACCACTGCAAAAAG GACAACTGCCCCAACCTTCCCAACTCAGGGCAGGAAGACTATGACAAGGATGGAGTTGGTGATGCctgtgatgatgatgacgacAATGACAAAATTCCAGATGACAGG GACAACTGTCCATTCCATTACAACCCTGCCCAGTATGACTATGACAGAGATGATGTGGGAGACCGCTGTGACAACTGCCCCTACAACCATAACCCAGACCAGGCAGACACAGACAACAATGGTGAAGGAGATGCCTGCGCTGCAGACATTGATGGAGATG GTATCCTCAATGAACGAGACAACTGCCAATATGTCTACAATGTGGACCAGAAGGACACTgatatggatggagttggagatcAGTGTGACAACTGCCCCCTGGAACACAATCCAGATCAG ctggactctgactctgaccacATTGGAGACACCTGTGACAACAATCAGGACATTGATGAAGATGGCCACCAGAATAATCTAGATAACTGTCCCTACGTGCCCAATGCTAACCAGGCTGACCATGATAAGGATGGCAAGGGAGATGCTTGTGAccatgatgatgacaatgatggcATTCCTGATGACAGGGACAACTGCAGGCTGGTGCCCAATCCTGACCAGAAGGACTCTGATG GTGATGGTCGAGGTGATGCTTGCAAAGATGACTTTGACCATGACAATGTGCCAGACGTTGATGACATCTGTCCTGAGAATGTTGACATCAGTGAGACCGATTTTCGCCGATTCCAGATGATTCCTCTAGATCCCAAAGGGACATCCCAAAATGACCCTAACTGGGTTGTCCGCCATCAGGGTAAAGAGCTCGTGCAGACTGTCAACTGTGATCCTGGACTTGCTGTAG GTTTTGATAAGTTTAATGCCGTGGATTTCAGTGGCACCTTCTTCATCAACACTGAAAGGGATGATGACTACGCTGGATTTGTGTTTGGCTACCAGTCCAGCAGCCGCTTCTATGTTGTTATGTGGAAGCAAGTCACCCAGTCCTACTGGGACACCAACCCTACAAGGGCTCAGGGATACTCAGGCCTTTCAGTAAAAGTTGTGAACTCTACCACAGGGCCTGGCGAGCACCTACGAAATGCCCTGTGGCACACAGGAAACACCCCTGGCCAG gTGCGCACCCTGTGGCATGACCCTCGTCACATAGGCTGGAAAGATTTCACTGCCTACAGATGGCGTCTCAGCCACAGGCCAAAGACAGGTTTCATTAG AGTGATAATGTATGAAGGGAAGAAAATCATGGCTGACTCAGGACCCATCTATGACAAAACCTATGCTGGTGGTCGGCTAGGATTGTTTGTCTTCTCTCAAGAAATGGTGTTCTTCTCTGACCTGAAATATGAATGTAGAG ATTCCTAA